A genomic region of Methylobacterium durans contains the following coding sequences:
- the hisF gene encoding imidazole glycerol phosphate synthase subunit HisF — protein sequence MLKTRIIPCLDVKDGRVVKGVQFLELRDAGDPVESAKAYDAAGADELCFLDITASHEARGTLLDVVSRTAEACFMPLTVGGGVRTVEDIRTLLLAGADKVSINTAAVKDPDFVARAAEKFGNQCIVVAIDAKRTSAPGEPDAWQIFTHGGRTPTGIDAIEFARTVTAKGAGELLVTSMDRDGTRSGYDLGLTRAIADAVSVPVIASGGVGGLDDLVAGVRDGGASAVLAASIFHFGEASVAEAKAHMSAAGLAMRLGV from the coding sequence GTGCTCAAGACCCGCATCATCCCCTGCCTTGACGTGAAGGACGGGCGCGTCGTGAAGGGCGTGCAGTTCCTCGAGCTGCGCGACGCCGGCGACCCCGTCGAATCCGCCAAGGCCTACGACGCGGCGGGTGCGGACGAACTCTGCTTCCTCGACATCACGGCGAGCCACGAGGCCCGTGGCACGCTGCTCGACGTGGTGAGCCGCACGGCGGAGGCCTGCTTCATGCCGCTCACCGTCGGGGGCGGCGTGCGCACGGTCGAGGACATCCGCACCCTGCTGCTGGCCGGCGCCGACAAGGTCTCGATCAACACCGCCGCTGTGAAGGACCCCGACTTCGTGGCCCGCGCCGCGGAGAAGTTCGGCAACCAGTGCATCGTCGTGGCGATCGATGCCAAGCGCACCTCGGCGCCGGGCGAGCCGGACGCCTGGCAGATCTTCACCCATGGCGGGCGCACGCCCACGGGCATCGACGCGATCGAATTCGCCCGCACGGTCACGGCCAAGGGCGCGGGCGAACTCCTCGTGACCTCGATGGACAGGGACGGGACGCGTTCGGGCTACGATCTCGGCCTGACCCGGGCGATCGCGGACGCGGTCAGCGTGCCGGTCATCGCCTCGGGCGGCGTCGGCGGCCTCGATGACCTCGTGGCCGGCGTTCGCGACGGCGGCGCCAGCGCCGTGCTGGCCGCCTCGATCTTCCATTTCGGCGAGGCGAGCGTCGCCGAGGCCAAGGCCCACATGTCCGCCGCCGGGCTCGCGATGCGCCTCGGTGTGTAA
- the coaA gene encoding type I pantothenate kinase: MPEPDPGPGQDPVTGEGPQSLSPYRLFKREEWAQLRADTPLTLKAEDIERLQSINDPISVEEVVAIYLPLSRLLSLYVAATQGLFKATQRFLMAERETKVPYIIGLAGSVAVGKSTTARILAALLARWPNTPKVDLVTTDGFLLPNAELASHGAMDRKGFPESYDTAALLQFLHDVKAGHKRVTAPLYSHLVYDRVPGEERVVESPDILIVEGLNVLQPARLPRDGTAIPFVSDFFDFSIYLDGHEDDLHRWYVTRFMKLRQTAFRDPRSYFAKYAEVPEDEALRIADNLWTSINLPNLRENILPTRQRASLILAKGASHRIESVALRRL, encoded by the coding sequence CTGCCGGAGCCCGATCCCGGTCCCGGGCAGGACCCGGTGACGGGGGAGGGGCCGCAGAGCCTCTCACCCTATCGGCTGTTCAAGCGTGAGGAGTGGGCGCAGCTTCGCGCCGACACGCCGCTGACCCTGAAGGCCGAGGATATCGAGCGGCTGCAATCGATCAACGACCCGATCTCGGTCGAGGAGGTCGTCGCGATCTACCTGCCGCTGTCGCGCCTGCTCTCCCTCTACGTCGCGGCGACCCAGGGGCTGTTCAAGGCGACGCAGCGCTTCCTGATGGCCGAGCGCGAGACCAAGGTGCCCTACATCATCGGGCTCGCGGGCTCGGTGGCGGTGGGCAAGTCGACGACGGCCCGCATCCTCGCCGCGCTGCTGGCGCGCTGGCCCAATACCCCGAAGGTCGACCTCGTCACCACGGACGGCTTCCTCCTGCCGAACGCGGAACTCGCCAGCCACGGGGCGATGGACCGCAAGGGCTTCCCGGAGAGCTACGACACGGCGGCGCTCCTGCAGTTCCTCCACGACGTGAAGGCGGGCCACAAGCGGGTCACGGCCCCGCTCTACTCGCACCTCGTCTACGACCGGGTGCCGGGCGAGGAGCGGGTGGTGGAGAGCCCTGACATCCTGATCGTCGAGGGCCTCAACGTCCTCCAGCCGGCGCGCCTGCCGCGGGACGGGACCGCTATCCCCTTCGTGTCGGACTTCTTCGACTTCTCGATCTACCTCGACGGGCACGAGGACGACCTGCACCGCTGGTACGTGACCCGCTTCATGAAGCTGCGCCAGACGGCCTTCCGCGACCCGCGCTCCTACTTCGCGAAATACGCAGAGGTGCCGGAGGACGAGGCCCTGCGCATCGCCGACAATCTCTGGACCTCGATCAACCTGCCGAATCTGCGCGAGAACATCCTGCCGACCCGGCAGCGGGCGAGCCTGATCCTCGCCAAGGGCGCGAGCCACCGCATCGAGAGCGTGGCGCTGCGCCGGCTGTGA
- the hisB gene encoding imidazoleglycerol-phosphate dehydratase HisB — protein MRSASISRRTAETDVTVSIDLDGTGKADIATGVGFLDHMLELFARHALFDVTVKVQGDLHVDQHHTTEDAGIALGQAFAKALGDKRGIARYADIHLPMDEALTRVALDISGRPFLVFRTQFRVEKIGRFDTELVREWFQAFAGNAGLTLHVETLYGDNAHHIAESCFKGLARALRGAVAVDPREEGRVPSTKGSL, from the coding sequence ATGCGCTCTGCCAGCATCAGCCGCCGGACGGCGGAGACCGACGTCACCGTCTCGATCGATCTCGACGGGACCGGAAAGGCCGACATCGCCACCGGCGTCGGCTTCCTCGACCACATGCTGGAGCTGTTCGCCCGGCACGCCCTGTTCGACGTCACCGTGAAGGTCCAGGGCGACCTCCATGTCGATCAGCACCACACCACCGAGGATGCGGGCATCGCGCTCGGCCAGGCCTTCGCCAAGGCGCTCGGCGACAAGCGCGGCATCGCGCGCTACGCCGACATCCACCTGCCGATGGACGAGGCCCTGACCCGGGTCGCTCTCGACATCTCGGGCCGCCCGTTCCTCGTCTTCCGGACGCAGTTCCGGGTCGAGAAGATCGGCCGGTTCGACACCGAGCTGGTGCGCGAGTGGTTCCAGGCGTTCGCCGGCAATGCGGGACTGACCCTTCACGTCGAGACGCTCTACGGCGACAATGCGCACCACATCGCCGAGAGCTGCTTCAAGGGGCTGGCGCGGGCGCTGCGGGGCGCCGTCGCCGTCGATCCGCGCGAGGAGGGCCGCGTGCCCTCCACCAAGGGCTCGCTCTGA
- a CDS encoding arylesterase, which translates to MGRPRPERQGGRRVAALLVLFAALGSLNGSLAAAPAGRSLNLVAFGDSLTAGYRLPADAAFPAALERALRARGHAVTVANAGVSGDTTTAGLDRLEWSVPDGTDGVILELGGNDMLRGTDPAVTRKALDTILARLQERNIPVLLAGMRASANLGPDYVARFDAIFPDLAQKYGVALYPFFLQGVAGERGLNLDDGMHPNAKGVEAVVAGILPAVERFLGKLKPSSQ; encoded by the coding sequence ATGGGCCGCCCGCGGCCCGAACGCCAAGGCGGGCGGCGCGTCGCGGCGCTCCTGGTGCTCTTTGCCGCACTCGGATCGCTCAACGGGTCCCTCGCTGCCGCGCCGGCCGGGCGCTCGTTGAACCTCGTCGCCTTCGGCGACAGCCTCACCGCGGGCTATCGCCTGCCGGCGGACGCCGCCTTTCCGGCGGCCCTGGAGCGGGCGCTGCGCGCCAGGGGACACGCGGTCACGGTCGCCAATGCCGGCGTCTCGGGCGACACGACCACAGCAGGGCTGGACCGGCTCGAGTGGTCGGTGCCGGACGGGACGGACGGCGTGATTCTCGAACTCGGCGGCAACGACATGCTGCGCGGCACCGATCCGGCGGTGACGCGCAAGGCCCTCGACACGATCCTGGCGCGGCTGCAGGAGCGCAACATCCCGGTCCTGCTCGCCGGGATGCGCGCCTCGGCCAATCTCGGGCCGGACTACGTCGCCCGGTTCGACGCGATCTTTCCCGATCTCGCGCAGAAATACGGGGTCGCGCTCTATCCGTTCTTCCTGCAAGGCGTGGCGGGCGAGCGCGGCCTCAACCTCGATGACGGGATGCACCCGAACGCCAAGGGCGTGGAGGCCGTCGTCGCCGGCATCCTGCCCGCCGTCGAGCGCTTCCTCGGAAAGCTGAAACCCTCCTCGCAGTGA
- a CDS encoding phosphoribosyl-ATP diphosphatase, translated as MSDFTLDDLAALVADRAEAPVDQSYTAKLLSGGPAKPAKKLGEEAVEAAIAAVQGDRAGLVSEAADVLYHLVVLLRAGGVELDEVMAELARRTAQGGLAEKAARRHT; from the coding sequence ATGAGCGATTTCACCCTCGACGACCTCGCCGCCCTGGTGGCCGACCGCGCGGAGGCGCCGGTCGATCAGTCCTACACGGCGAAGCTCCTCAGCGGCGGGCCGGCCAAGCCCGCTAAGAAGCTCGGCGAGGAGGCGGTCGAGGCGGCCATCGCGGCGGTCCAGGGCGACCGGGCGGGCCTCGTCTCGGAAGCCGCCGACGTGCTCTACCACCTCGTCGTGCTGCTGCGGGCAGGGGGAGTCGAGCTCGACGAGGTCATGGCGGAGCTGGCCCGGCGCACGGCGCAGGGCGGCCTCGCCGAGAAGGCCGCGAGGCGCCACACGTGA
- a CDS encoding Bax inhibitor-1/YccA family protein, with the protein MAFDNSPFRYGAQAPGYAGTQVEVDQGLRAFMLGVYNNMVIGLGISGLVALGLNMAATAQTATGQLALTPFGQMLYQSPLKWVLMLAPLAFIFIFSMRMDRMSAASARMTFFAFAAVMGASMSTLLLVFTGASVVRVFFITAATFGGLSLYGYTTKRSLSGMGSFLIMGLIGLIIASLVNIFLASSALQFAISVIGVLIFAGLTAYDTQKLKEMFLYSGLDAEGAAKMSVNGALTLYLDFINMFQFLLSLMGDRR; encoded by the coding sequence ATGGCTTTCGACAACTCTCCCTTCCGGTACGGCGCGCAGGCCCCCGGGTACGCCGGCACCCAGGTCGAGGTCGACCAGGGGCTGCGTGCCTTCATGCTCGGCGTCTACAACAACATGGTCATCGGGCTCGGCATCTCGGGCCTCGTGGCGCTCGGCCTCAACATGGCCGCCACCGCCCAGACCGCGACCGGCCAGCTCGCGCTGACGCCGTTCGGCCAGATGCTCTATCAGAGCCCGCTCAAGTGGGTGCTGATGCTCGCCCCGCTCGCCTTCATCTTCATCTTCTCGATGCGGATGGACCGGATGTCGGCGGCCTCGGCGCGCATGACCTTCTTCGCCTTCGCGGCGGTGATGGGCGCCTCGATGTCGACGCTGCTGCTCGTGTTCACGGGCGCCAGCGTGGTTCGGGTGTTCTTCATCACGGCGGCGACCTTCGGTGGCCTCAGCCTCTATGGCTACACCACGAAGCGCAGCCTGTCGGGCATGGGCTCGTTCCTGATCATGGGCCTGATCGGCCTGATCATCGCCTCGCTGGTGAACATCTTTCTGGCTTCCAGCGCCCTGCAGTTCGCCATCTCTGTGATCGGCGTGCTGATCTTCGCGGGCCTCACCGCCTACGACACGCAGAAGCTGAAGGAGATGTTCCTCTACAGCGGCCTCGACGCGGAGGGCGCGGCCAAGATGTCGGTCAACGGCGCCCTGACGCTGTATCTCGACTTCATCAACATGTTCCAGTTCCTGCTCTCGCTGATGGGCGACCGTCGCTGA
- the hisA gene encoding 1-(5-phosphoribosyl)-5-[(5-phosphoribosylamino)methylideneamino]imidazole-4-carboxamide isomerase — translation MILFPAIDLKEGRCVRLVQGDMAQAVVFNDDPAAQGASFEAQGFSWLHVVDLDGAFAGAPMNAAAVEAILARVSLPVQLGGGIRDMKTLEAWLEKGVSRVIIGTAAVRDPAFVREAARRHPGKIAVGIDAKDGKVAVEGWAQTSSMNAEELGRRFEDAGVAAIIYTDIARDGILKGLNIPMTLALAQAVRIPVIASGGLASIEDVHRLLQPDCALLAGAITGRALYDGRIDPAAALAAIRTAERGASASSS, via the coding sequence GTGATCCTGTTCCCCGCCATCGATCTCAAGGAAGGGCGTTGCGTGCGCCTCGTGCAGGGCGACATGGCCCAGGCCGTCGTGTTCAACGACGACCCGGCGGCGCAGGGAGCGTCCTTCGAGGCGCAGGGCTTCTCTTGGCTTCACGTGGTCGATCTCGACGGCGCCTTCGCGGGCGCGCCGATGAACGCGGCGGCCGTGGAGGCGATCCTCGCCCGGGTGAGCCTGCCGGTGCAGCTCGGCGGCGGCATCCGGGACATGAAGACCCTGGAGGCGTGGCTCGAAAAGGGCGTCAGCCGGGTCATCATCGGCACGGCCGCCGTGCGCGACCCGGCCTTCGTGCGGGAGGCCGCCCGCCGCCACCCGGGCAAGATCGCCGTCGGCATCGACGCCAAGGACGGCAAGGTCGCGGTCGAGGGATGGGCGCAGACCTCCAGCATGAACGCGGAGGAGCTCGGGCGCCGCTTCGAGGATGCGGGCGTCGCCGCGATCATCTACACCGACATCGCCCGCGACGGCATCCTGAAGGGGCTCAACATCCCGATGACGCTGGCGCTGGCGCAGGCCGTGCGGATCCCCGTCATCGCCTCGGGGGGGCTCGCCTCGATCGAGGACGTGCACCGCCTGCTCCAGCCGGATTGCGCGCTGCTCGCCGGCGCCATCACCGGCCGCGCCCTCTACGACGGCCGCATCGACCCGGCTGCGGCGCTCGCCGCGATCCGCACGGCGGAGCGGGGGGCCTCAGCCTCCTCTTCGTGA
- a CDS encoding DUF29 domain-containing protein, whose translation MSVAAKTKARTPPRGASYEADFYSWTQEQAARLRAGAHAALDAENLAEEIESLGRSEFNSLVGAWRVVLLHMLKVDHQPERRSRSWAISIAAQRANAGYVLQDNPGLKRRLDEAFARAYHGARLEAARETGLPLSAFPETCPYTREAMLTRPFDIDPDSVTP comes from the coding sequence ATGTCGGTTGCGGCAAAGACGAAGGCCCGGACGCCGCCCCGCGGGGCGTCCTACGAGGCCGATTTCTACAGCTGGACGCAGGAGCAGGCCGCGCGCCTGCGCGCCGGTGCGCACGCGGCCCTCGACGCGGAGAACCTCGCCGAGGAGATCGAGAGCTTGGGCCGCAGCGAGTTCAACAGTCTCGTCGGCGCTTGGCGCGTCGTCCTACTGCACATGCTCAAGGTCGACCATCAGCCCGAGCGCCGGAGTCGAAGCTGGGCCATCTCGATCGCGGCCCAGCGCGCCAACGCGGGCTACGTGCTTCAGGACAATCCGGGCCTCAAGCGACGCCTCGACGAGGCATTCGCGCGCGCCTACCACGGCGCGCGCCTTGAGGCGGCGCGGGAGACCGGCCTGCCGCTCTCCGCCTTTCCGGAGACCTGCCCCTATACGCGCGAGGCGATGCTGACGCGCCCCTTCGACATCGACCCCGACAGCGTCACCCCGTAA
- a CDS encoding ABC transporter ATP-binding protein, with protein MSGKAIALSQVDLSLGRGAARVHVLRGISLDVAGGEAVGLVGPSGSGKSTLLMVMAGLERPDSGAVAIEGTDLGRLDEDALAHFRGRRIGIVFQAFHLVPTMTALENVALPLELADKPDAHERARMEMEAVGLGHRLHHYPAQLSGGEQQRVAIARAVAPDPAILVADEPTGNLDEATGRQIIDLLFALKRDRGATLVLVTHDPGLARLCDRTVRLRSGRIEEPVAA; from the coding sequence ATGTCCGGCAAGGCCATCGCCCTCTCGCAGGTGGATCTCAGCCTCGGCCGCGGGGCGGCGCGGGTGCACGTCCTGCGCGGGATCTCTCTCGACGTCGCTGGCGGCGAGGCGGTGGGCCTCGTCGGCCCCTCGGGCTCCGGCAAGTCGACGCTCCTCATGGTGATGGCCGGTCTGGAGCGGCCGGATTCCGGCGCCGTCGCGATCGAGGGGACCGATCTCGGGCGCCTCGACGAGGATGCGCTCGCCCACTTCCGGGGCCGGCGCATCGGCATCGTGTTCCAGGCCTTTCACCTCGTGCCGACCATGACGGCCCTCGAGAACGTGGCCCTGCCCCTCGAACTCGCCGACAAGCCGGACGCGCACGAACGGGCGCGGATGGAGATGGAGGCGGTCGGCCTTGGCCACCGGCTGCACCATTACCCGGCTCAGCTGTCCGGCGGCGAGCAGCAGCGCGTCGCCATCGCCCGTGCGGTGGCGCCGGATCCGGCGATCCTGGTGGCCGACGAGCCAACCGGCAATCTCGACGAGGCGACCGGCCGCCAGATCATCGACCTGCTCTTCGCCCTCAAGCGCGACCGCGGCGCGACGCTGGTGCTCGTCACGCACGATCCGGGGCTCGCTCGGCTCTGCGACCGGACCGTGCGCCTGCGCTCGGGCCGCATCGAGGAGCCCGTGGCGGCGTGA
- a CDS encoding DUF4174 domain-containing protein translates to MRHAFRMTMLALAMAGGAEGAKAGEDPLAGHLWKSRILVVSAPVPEDARLRAQREALASAQAGSGERDLVTLEAVGGGAEAEALRRRLNLPADAFRAVLVGKDGGAKLQSAEPIPPERLFATIDAMPMRRDEARERRR, encoded by the coding sequence ATGCGACACGCCTTCCGGATGACGATGCTCGCCCTCGCGATGGCCGGGGGCGCGGAGGGCGCGAAGGCCGGCGAGGACCCGCTGGCGGGTCATCTCTGGAAGTCGCGGATCCTCGTGGTCTCGGCGCCGGTCCCGGAGGATGCGCGCCTGCGCGCGCAGCGCGAGGCCCTGGCTTCGGCGCAAGCGGGTTCGGGCGAGCGCGACCTCGTCACGCTGGAGGCGGTCGGCGGCGGGGCCGAGGCCGAAGCCCTGCGGCGGCGGCTGAACCTGCCGGCGGATGCCTTCCGGGCGGTCCTCGTCGGCAAGGATGGCGGCGCGAAACTCCAATCGGCCGAGCCGATCCCGCCGGAGCGCCTGTTCGCGACGATCGACGCGATGCCGATGCGGCGGGACGAGGCGCGGGAGAGGCGGCGCTGA
- a CDS encoding phosphodiester glycosidase family protein produces MMLSLARATLLAGLICAATAARAEPGPAAGPCRSVQAEGEAYTICVVDLKRQRLRLFWLGPDGLPYSSLSNLAEKQGGRLSFAMNAGMYDKGQAPVGLYVEEGREMKGVSTANGPGNFHLKPNGIFYVKGDRAGVAETGRYLKARIKPDFATQSGPMLVIEGQIHPKISTDGPSQKIRNGVGVRDDGRTAIFAISERPVSFGSFARLFRDDLGCRNALFLDGSVSSLYAPALNRSDLSRPLGPLVGAVSR; encoded by the coding sequence ATGATGTTAAGTCTCGCGCGAGCGACCCTGCTCGCGGGCCTGATCTGCGCCGCGACCGCCGCCCGCGCCGAGCCCGGCCCGGCCGCGGGGCCCTGCCGCTCGGTTCAGGCGGAGGGCGAGGCGTACACAATCTGCGTGGTCGATCTGAAGCGGCAGCGGCTGCGCCTTTTCTGGCTCGGCCCGGACGGGCTGCCCTATTCCTCGCTCTCGAACCTTGCCGAGAAGCAGGGCGGTCGCCTCAGCTTCGCGATGAATGCGGGCATGTACGACAAGGGGCAGGCACCGGTCGGGCTCTACGTCGAGGAGGGCCGCGAGATGAAAGGCGTCTCGACCGCGAACGGGCCCGGCAATTTTCACCTCAAGCCCAACGGCATCTTCTACGTGAAGGGCGACCGGGCCGGCGTCGCGGAGACGGGGCGCTATCTGAAGGCGCGGATCAAGCCGGATTTCGCGACCCAATCGGGGCCGATGCTGGTGATCGAGGGGCAGATCCATCCGAAGATCTCGACGGATGGCCCCTCCCAGAAGATCCGCAACGGCGTCGGCGTGCGCGACGACGGGCGCACGGCGATCTTCGCGATCTCGGAGCGGCCGGTCAGCTTCGGCTCCTTCGCGCGTCTGTTCCGGGACGATCTCGGTTGCCGCAACGCGCTGTTCCTCGACGGCAGCGTGTCGAGCCTCTACGCGCCCGCCCTCAACCGCTCGGACCTCAGCCGCCCGCTCGGGCCGTTGGTCGGCGCGGTCAGCCGCTGA
- a CDS encoding NADP-dependent oxidoreductase, giving the protein MATVNRRIVLASRPHGEPTPAHFRMEEGRMPSPRDGEILLRTRWLSLDPYMRGRMSAAKSYAEPVAIGAVMVGEVVAEVASSNNPDFAVGDLVTAFSGWQDYALSSGRGLRRVDPHLAPPTTALGILGMPGMTAYTGLLTIGDPKPGETVVVAAAAGPVGSLVGQIAKLKGARAVGVAGGPEKCAFLRQALGFDAAIDHRSDDLADALAAACPDGIDVYFENVGGAVFDAVLPLLNNFARVPVCGLVSGYNATELPPGPDRSPMLMRAILTRRLRLKGFIVSDFADQARDFARDVGGWLREGRVRYREDIVEGLEQAPEAFIGLLKGHNFGKLIIHVA; this is encoded by the coding sequence ATGGCCACCGTGAACCGCCGCATCGTCCTCGCGTCCCGCCCTCACGGCGAGCCGACGCCAGCGCATTTCCGGATGGAGGAGGGGCGGATGCCGAGCCCGCGGGACGGCGAGATCCTGCTGAGGACCCGCTGGCTCTCCCTCGATCCATACATGCGCGGCCGGATGAGCGCCGCGAAATCCTACGCGGAGCCTGTCGCGATCGGCGCCGTGATGGTCGGCGAGGTGGTGGCCGAGGTCGCGTCCTCAAACAATCCGGACTTCGCGGTCGGCGACCTCGTCACGGCCTTCTCGGGCTGGCAGGATTACGCGCTCTCCTCCGGCCGTGGCCTGCGCAGGGTCGATCCCCATCTCGCGCCCCCGACGACGGCGCTCGGCATCCTCGGCATGCCGGGCATGACCGCCTATACGGGCCTTCTCACCATCGGCGATCCGAAGCCCGGCGAGACGGTGGTGGTCGCCGCTGCCGCCGGTCCCGTTGGCTCCCTCGTCGGCCAGATCGCCAAGCTCAAGGGTGCCCGCGCGGTCGGCGTCGCCGGCGGTCCGGAGAAGTGCGCCTTTCTTCGGCAGGCGCTCGGCTTCGACGCCGCGATCGACCATCGCAGCGACGACTTGGCGGACGCGCTCGCCGCCGCCTGTCCGGACGGTATCGACGTCTATTTCGAGAATGTCGGCGGCGCCGTCTTCGACGCGGTGCTGCCGCTCCTCAACAACTTCGCTCGGGTGCCGGTCTGCGGTCTCGTGTCCGGCTACAATGCTACCGAGCTCCCGCCCGGGCCCGACCGTTCACCGATGCTGATGCGGGCGATCCTGACGAGGCGGCTTCGGCTCAAGGGCTTCATCGTCTCGGATTTCGCCGACCAGGCGAGGGACTTCGCCCGGGACGTCGGCGGCTGGCTGCGGGAGGGTCGGGTGCGCTACCGCGAGGACATCGTCGAGGGTTTGGAGCAGGCGCCGGAGGCCTTCATCGGCCTGCTGAAGGGGCACAATTTCGGCAAGCTCATCATCCACGTCGCGTGA
- the hisH gene encoding imidazole glycerol phosphate synthase subunit HisH: protein MSEETVAIIDYGSGNLHSAAKAFERAAREAGLDRTRIVLTSDPDLVAAAERVVLPGVGAYADCRRGLDAVPGMVEAMTGAVHGRGRPFLGICVGMQLMATRGLEYETTAGLDWIPGDVGPIRPADPALKVPHMGWNTLHPDRSHPLLDGIPTGEGGLHAYFVHSYALKADRPEEVVAHTEYGGPVTAIVGRDNLAGTQFHPEKSQRLGLALIANFLRWRP from the coding sequence GTGAGCGAGGAGACCGTCGCGATCATCGATTACGGCTCGGGCAACCTGCACTCGGCGGCCAAGGCCTTCGAGCGCGCCGCCCGCGAGGCCGGGCTCGACCGCACCCGCATCGTCCTGACGAGCGACCCCGACCTCGTGGCGGCGGCCGAGCGGGTGGTGCTGCCGGGCGTCGGCGCCTACGCCGATTGCCGGCGCGGCCTCGACGCGGTGCCCGGCATGGTCGAGGCGATGACGGGCGCCGTGCACGGGCGCGGCCGGCCCTTCCTCGGCATCTGCGTCGGCATGCAGCTGATGGCGACCCGCGGGCTCGAATACGAGACCACCGCCGGGCTCGACTGGATCCCCGGCGATGTCGGCCCGATCCGCCCCGCCGATCCGGCCCTGAAGGTTCCTCATATGGGCTGGAACACGCTCCACCCGGACCGTTCGCACCCGCTCCTCGACGGCATCCCGACGGGCGAGGGCGGCCTGCACGCCTATTTCGTGCACAGCTACGCCCTCAAGGCCGACCGGCCGGAGGAGGTCGTCGCCCACACCGAGTACGGCGGCCCGGTCACGGCGATCGTCGGGCGCGACAACCTCGCGGGCACCCAGTTCCACCCCGAGAAGAGCCAGCGCCTCGGCCTTGCGCTGATCGCGAACTTCCTCCGCTGGCGGCCCTGA
- the thpR gene encoding RNA 2',3'-cyclic phosphodiesterase produces the protein MPRLFTGLEIPPEIGEALARCRGGLPGARWIEPEDYHITLRFLGDVDGTVADDLCEGLAEARPRGPIPVTLEGLSSFGGDKPRALFAAVAAVPDLVDLQAEQERITRRAGAEPERRKFTPHVTLARLRREASPEAVAMYLSQAPLFEPLRFTASRVALFSARESTGGGPYVTEAVFPFA, from the coding sequence ATGCCGCGTCTGTTCACCGGGCTCGAGATCCCGCCCGAGATCGGCGAGGCGCTCGCGCGCTGCCGCGGCGGTCTGCCGGGCGCCCGCTGGATCGAGCCCGAGGATTACCACATCACCCTGCGCTTCCTCGGCGACGTCGACGGCACTGTGGCGGACGATCTCTGCGAAGGTCTCGCGGAAGCGCGCCCGCGCGGGCCGATCCCGGTCACGCTGGAGGGACTGTCGAGCTTCGGCGGCGACAAGCCCCGCGCCCTTTTCGCTGCCGTGGCGGCCGTGCCGGACCTCGTCGACCTGCAGGCCGAGCAGGAGCGCATCACCCGCCGCGCCGGCGCCGAGCCGGAGCGTCGCAAGTTCACGCCGCACGTGACGCTGGCGCGACTGCGCCGGGAGGCGAGCCCGGAGGCGGTCGCGATGTATCTCTCCCAGGCCCCGCTCTTCGAGCCCCTGCGCTTCACCGCGTCCCGGGTTGCCCTGTTCTCCGCGCGCGAATCGACCGGGGGCGGTCCCTACGTGACGGAGGCGGTGTTTCCGTTCGCGTGA